In Rhododendron vialii isolate Sample 1 chromosome 9a, ASM3025357v1, the following are encoded in one genomic region:
- the LOC131300222 gene encoding RHOMBOID-like protein 2 encodes MAREDLESRGEKKRENPSYVVEERDTQWTSWLIPMFVVANIAVFVVVMYVNNCPKHIDGKCLASFLGRFSFEPWNENPLLGPSYSTLEKMGALKWEKVVHKHQSWRLISCIWLHAGIIHLVVNMLSLVFIGIRLEQQFGFVRIGIIYLLSGFGGSVLSTLFIQNSISVGASGALFGLLGAMLSELISNWSIYSNKAAALVTLLVIVALNLGLGILPGVDNYAHIGGYLTGFLLGFVLLPRPQYGWMERRNLPADVRVRSKYKPYQYALWLVSLALLVAGFTVGLVMLFRGVNASNHCHWCHYLDCVPTDKWKCNRT; translated from the exons atGGCGAGGGAAGATTTGGAGAGCAggggagagaagaagagagagaatccgTCGTATGTGGTTGAGGAAAGGGACACCCAATGGACGTCATGGTTGATCCCCATGTTTGTCGTGGCGAACATCGCCGTTTTCGTGGTCGTGATGTACGTCAACAACTGTCCGAAACACATCGACGGAAAGTGCTTGGCGAGTTTTCTTGGGCGGTTTTCTTTTGAACCCTGGAATGAAAATCCTTTGCTCGGCCCTTCATATTCAAC ATTGGAGAAGATGGGGGCTCTCAAGTGGGAAAAAGTGGTGCACAAGCATCAATCATGGAGGCTTATCTCTTGTATCTGGTTACATGCTGGTATTATTCATCTGGTTGTAAACATGTTGAGCCTGGTCTTCATCGGCATTCGCCTCGAACAACAGTTTGGTTTTG TCCGTATTGGGATCATCTACCTGTTATCAGGCTTCGGTGGGAGCGTACTTTCTACTCTATTTATCCAAAATAGCATTTCTGTTGGTGCTTCCGGTGCTCTTTTTGGGCTTCTTGGTGCAATGCTTTCAGAGCTTATTTCCAACTGGTCTATTTATTCCAACAAG GCTGCAGCGCTTGTAACACTACTTGTAATCGTAGCTCTCAACCTAGGCCTTGGAATTCTGCCAGGTGTTGATAATTATGCCCATATTGGAGGATACTTGACGGGTTTCCTCCTTGGCTTTGTTTTGCTGCCTCGCCCTCAGTATGGGTGGATGGAGCGTCGGAACCTTCCGGCTGATGTTCGCGTCAGATCCAAATACAAGCCTTACCAGTATGCGTTGTGGTTGGTTTCTCTGGCTCTTCTTGTTGCTGG atttACTGTAGGATTGGTGATGCTATTCCGAGGAGTTAACGCGAGCAATCACTGCCACTGGTGTCACTACCTGGACTGTGTCCCCACCGATAAGTGGAAGTGCAACCGAACATAG